A region of the Terriglobales bacterium genome:
AGGGCTTCTCTATCTCACACTCCTGACTGCTCCCCTGCGCCTCATTTACATTCCCAACAAGTTGTTTGTCGCCGGTAGTGCCAGCGCCACGGCCAACAACATCGCCACCCACGAGACGCTTTTCCGCCTCGGCATGCTCAGCGATCTGTTCACCGCAACCATGGCCATCTTTCTCACGCTGGCACTCTACCGGCTGTTCAAGGGAGTGGACGAAGGACTGGCCCGGCTGGTGGTAATCCTGGGCGCGCTGGTGGTCACGCCTATCTATTTCGTTAACACCGTCAACGACGCCGCTGCGCTGCTGCTCGCCCGCGGCGCAGACTTCCTCTCCGTCTTCGACAAGCCACAGCGCGACGCGCTCGTCATGGTCTTCCTCCGCATGCATGGCCAGGGAGTCCGCGCCAACTCGGTCTTCTGGGGACTCTGGCTGTTTCCCTTCGGCCTGCTGGTGTACAAGTCGCGCTTCATTCCCCGCATCCTGGGCGTCTGGCTCATGCTCAACTGCTTCGCCTATCTGGCGACCAGCGTCACCGGCATCTTGTGGCCGCAATACGAGCAGAGAGTGTCAAATTGGGTCTTCCCAGCACTGCTCGGCGAGCTAGCTATCATGTTGTGGCTGATCATCGTCGGCGCGAAGGAGAGACAGCCCCTGGCCACCGCCGCCTGAATGGTGGTTGTTGGTTTTGGCCGCACCTGAACTAACATTCGAACCCGATTTGCCCCGATGGAATGGGATAGGAGGCGCAAATGATTCGAGAACGAGCACTCAAGACAGTATTGTTGTTGGTGGGATTAGTCTTTGTGGCATTTCTTTATCCCATCGTGATGTACCTATGGCGGCCAGGAAATGAGCCGCCAGGTGATGCGATGATGATGAGCCTTTATGTGACGCTCGGATTCTTTTTGCTCCTGGCAGTGCGTAATCCATCCGCGTATCGCAGCCTCATCGCCTACGCAGGATGGGCGAACCTTGCTCACGCCACGGTAATGGCGCTGATGGCAATCCATCCTGCGAGCGACCGCGCAGGCCTGCTCACTGCCTCGGCAATCTTTGCTCCGATCGGGATAGCCCTGATCGCTCTGGCTCCGGCAAAGTCATCCGCCGAGCTGGCTTCCGCAGCCGGGGCGTAGGTCGCCTCGACCAAAACGGGATGGTGTGCGCAATTGAATTCAACACCAGGAGTCGCACACATCGTCGCTGCCACCCTCTCCGCCGCGGTGGACGGAGAGTAGGGCGCACTCTCTTTGTGGGTAAGTCAACTAAAAGCAAGTCCAAAGGGAGGGCAGCCGGTTTCTTCGTCGAACCTAGCCGTACACTGAGATTGCTTTGCTGTTGTATAATAGGATTAGCGTTAGAACAGAGTTGTTCCAGACTCTCTGTCTCGGCGGGGTGAGGGCCTAAGGCCAGTCCCCAGACTCCGATGACTTTTACCTTCCGCAAAAACGCTAATCACTCTTACGTTTGAATTTGCTGATCGCGCATCTCGCTTTCAGCAGGAAGGATTGTTCTATCTCGATGAAGAAGCTCATTCAGAAGAATACGAATGGAAATGGAAGCGGGCGGGTCAAATTCCGCTACGCCGACGATGATCGCTACATGGACATTGATGTGGAGGCGGCCCCTGATGCGGTTGAGGCGGTTGCACAAGGCCTCAAATCGATTGCCAGTGCTCTGTCGGGTCGGATGTTAGCTAACGCGCCTGCACGTTCACTCTCCGTCTCTAAGGGGGCGAGTGCCGCAGTTGCAGAACCACCTCAAGCGGAAATCGAATTCCCGCTGATGCGAACAGTCAGGATCTCAGCGAAGAAATCGATGACGAGCAACCGGATGAAGCGCTTTCCGACCGCGAGGCAGATCGTCAGAAACGGACCTATAGCTTCCGTGCCCCGAAGTTTCTGGATGATCTCGACCTAACTAAGGCTACGAAGCCTCTGGCTGATTTCATCGCGGAGAAAGGGTCTCCCACAGAGATGAGCGAAAGATACATCGCAGTCGCAGTGTGGTTGAAAGAACATCTCCAAATTGAAGAATTCACGATTCATCACATCTACACCGCGTTCGACAACTTGGGGTGGAAGGCTCAGATGCCGGTAGATCACAGTCAGCCACTTCGGGACCTGAAGAACAAACGACATTTCCTAACTAAGGAAAAGGGTGCGGGATACAAGGTTAATTGGCAAGGCATCCAGTACGTCGCGAATATGGGAGTCAGGGCAGCGTGAGCGATGAGGATGACCTCAAGACCCATGTAACCAGGATAAGTGGCTTCGCAGACTTGGGCCACGCATACAAAATTCGACTGTTTGCGTGGCTTCAACATTTTCTGCGAAAGAAACCTCGCTTCACAACGGGAGACATCAACTGGTGCTACAAGACCCTTTCTTACCAACCGAGCAACACCAGTCAATATTTCTCGGAGATGGAAGGCCGAGAATTACTTAAGGACAAAGATGGCTACTTCTGTGAGGGCAAGTTCCGCGCTAAGTACGACGGACTCTACGGTGAACATGACATTACCCTGAACATCCGCCAGATGGTCAAAGATCTGGTCAAGGTCGTCCCCGATATTGGAGAGAAAGACATCATGAAGGAGGCTCTGATCTGTCTTCGCCATGATGCTGGGCGCGCGGCCATCATCATGGTTTGGAATATTGCCTTTTACCACCTCTGCCAATATGTCCTGAAGCATAAGCTTACTGAGTTCAACAACAGGTTGCCGATTCGTTATCCCAAAAAGTGGAAATCCGCAGATCTGCCCGTGATCAAAAAATATGAAGACTTCGCAGATGAGATGGCCGAGCGAGAAGTCATTGAGGTTTGTAACTCAGCTGGGATCATCAATGGAGACCTGTACAAGGTCTACGTCGAGAAGTTAAACGGGCGAAACTCTGCCGCTCATCCCTCTACTATTCACGTGACGCAGGTTCAGGCCGAAGGTTATATTGATGGGCTGATTCGCAACACAGTCCTCCTTTTGCCGATCTGAGGTCGAAAAAAGGACGCTTTTGCCCGATTCTTGGGTCCTGTGCGATTCGGACCGATCGCTACCAACGGAGCGCTGAAACGACGCGCCACTAGTCCGGGTGAACGCTGCTTCGACTTCACCCAAGCGAATCCGTCCGCGAAAGCATGCTGACGAGACGTATGCTGGACTATGCGTGCAACCGCGGTTCATACAGCGTCAAAGTAGGAAATAGCAAAATAACGGGCCACCCGTTCGCCTCGATGGCCCGTTCAGTGGAAGGGCTTCCTTCAATGTAGTTAGCTGATCTTGCGACCGGGACAGAAGAGCAACTGAGCTGAATTGCTCACTTTGGCTCTTTTATTTCTGAATGCCGGGTGCCGCACCCTTCGGCGGGGTCCCGGCAGCCCAAAGCTTTCCGGAGTACAATTTCGGGATTGTTGCTGCTGCTTGGAGTCTTCCAGCAACAGTAGGGGCTTCCAGATGCGCTTCCTCGGTGCTGTTGCCGTTTGTGCCTTCCT
Encoded here:
- a CDS encoding DUF4386 domain-containing protein is translated as MTPLKRNARIAGLLYLTLLTAPLRLIYIPNKLFVAGSASATANNIATHETLFRLGMLSDLFTATMAIFLTLALYRLFKGVDEGLARLVVILGALVVTPIYFVNTVNDAAALLLARGADFLSVFDKPQRDALVMVFLRMHGQGVRANSVFWGLWLFPFGLLVYKSRFIPRILGVWLMLNCFAYLATSVTGILWPQYEQRVSNWVFPALLGELAIMLWLIIVGAKERQPLATAA
- a CDS encoding DUF6632 domain-containing protein, yielding MIRERALKTVLLLVGLVFVAFLYPIVMYLWRPGNEPPGDAMMMSLYVTLGFFLLLAVRNPSAYRSLIAYAGWANLAHATVMALMAIHPASDRAGLLTASAIFAPIGIALIALAPAKSSAELASAAGA